The proteins below come from a single Fusobacterium nucleatum genomic window:
- a CDS encoding GspE/PulE family protein, protein MENSSEKIEKYFKKAINSSTNNNKNSYIEDIEELFIRENVNSNKGIFSILLEAIEFSASDIHIEALTDKIRIRYRINGILKEVAEIDKTFLSSIVSKLKILSSLDIVEKRKPQDGRFSLRYKGREIDFRTSIMPTMNGEKIVIRILDKFNYNFTLEDLYLSEENKRIFYKAINQNNGIILVNGPTGSGKSSTLYSILKYKNREEVNISTVEDPIEYQIEGINQVQCRNEIGLGFATILRALLRQDPDILMVGEIRDRETAEIAVKASLTGHLVFSTLHSNDSLGCINRLINLGIDSYLLSLVLQMVVSQRLVRKLCPHCKKEDLDYKEKLKSLNLTEEKYRDIKFYTSEGCEKCMGTGYMGRIPVFEIIYFDDILKDMLAQKKEIKQNFKTLLDDAMDKAKESLTSLDEIMRQL, encoded by the coding sequence ATGGAAAATAGTTCTGAAAAAATAGAAAAATATTTTAAAAAAGCTATTAACAGTAGTACGAACAATAATAAAAATTCATATATTGAAGATATTGAAGAACTGTTTATCCGTGAAAATGTGAATTCTAACAAAGGGATTTTTTCAATATTATTAGAAGCTATAGAATTTTCAGCAAGTGATATCCATATTGAAGCATTGACAGATAAAATAAGAATAAGATACAGAATTAATGGTATTTTAAAAGAAGTAGCAGAAATTGATAAAACTTTTTTATCTTCAATAGTTTCTAAATTAAAAATTTTATCTTCCCTTGATATAGTTGAAAAAAGAAAACCTCAAGATGGGAGATTTTCTTTAAGATATAAAGGAAGAGAGATAGATTTTAGAACTTCTATTATGCCAACTATGAATGGAGAGAAAATAGTAATTAGAATTTTAGATAAATTTAACTATAATTTTACCTTAGAAGATTTATATTTATCAGAGGAAAACAAAAGAATTTTCTATAAGGCTATAAATCAAAATAATGGAATTATTTTAGTAAATGGACCAACAGGTTCAGGAAAATCAAGTACACTATATAGTATTTTAAAATATAAAAATAGAGAAGAAGTTAATATTTCAACTGTTGAAGATCCTATTGAATATCAAATTGAAGGGATAAATCAAGTTCAATGTAGAAATGAAATAGGTTTAGGTTTTGCAACAATTTTAAGAGCATTGTTAAGACAAGACCCAGATATTTTAATGGTGGGAGAAATAAGAGATAGAGAAACAGCAGAGATTGCAGTTAAAGCTTCACTTACAGGGCATTTAGTTTTCTCAACCCTACACTCAAATGATAGCTTAGGTTGTATAAATAGACTAATAAATTTAGGGATTGATAGCTATTTATTGAGTTTAGTTTTGCAGATGGTAGTATCTCAAAGATTAGTTAGAAAGTTGTGTCCTCATTGTAAAAAAGAGGATTTAGATTATAAAGAAAAGTTAAAAAGTTTAAATTTAACAGAAGAAAAATATAGAGATATAAAATTCTATACATCTGAGGGTTGTGAAAAGTGTATGGGAACTGGCTATATGGGAAGAATACCTGTTTTTGAAATAATATATTTTGATGATATTTTAAAAGATATGTTAGCACAGAAAAAGGAGATAAAACAAAATTTTAAAACTTTACTTGATGATGCAATGGATAAGGCAAAAGAGAGCTTGACTTCCTTAGATGAGATAATGAGGCAACTATGA